One Pyrus communis chromosome 13, drPyrComm1.1, whole genome shotgun sequence genomic window carries:
- the LOC137711853 gene encoding basic leucine zipper 8-like, producing MEPNESKGTRYLPNHCLPTHPHPDSMPIYPPRFFPVSHIHVPAHDFSPNASSLSNEAAFDEAGEPDMNYERKLKRMISNRESARRSRMRKKKQIEELQYQVDQLHSTNRGLSDKLIQLLEGNQLILQENAQLKERVSSLQIVLADLITPLRNAGDVTGNTNGNRLRAEDSSTP from the coding sequence atggaGCCAAATGAATCAAAGGGGACTCGGTACTTACCTAATCACTGCCTCCCAACGCATCCCCATCCAGATTCCATGCCGATCTACCCGCCTCGATTCTTCCCCGTCTCTCATATCCATGTTCCGGCCCATGATTTCTCACCAAACGCCTCGTCTCTCAGCAACGAAGCTGCCTTCGATGAAGCTGGGGAGCCGGACATGAACTACGAAAGAAAGCTCAAGAGAATGATATCCAACAGGGAGTCCGCGAGGAGGTCGCGAATGCGCAAGAAGAAGCAGATTGAAGAACTGCAGTATCAGGTGGATCAGCTCCACTCTACCAATCGCGGGCTCTCGGATAAGCTCATCCAACTGTTAGAGGGCAACCAACTGATCCTCCAGGAGAATGCTCAGCTAAAAGAGAGAGTTTCTTCCCTTCAAATCGTCCTTGCTGATCTCATAACACCTCTGAGGAATGCTGGAGATGTCACAGGTAACACAAATGGCAATCGACTTAGAGCCGAAGACTCAAGTACGCCATGA
- the LOC137711854 gene encoding uncharacterized protein — translation MASLPSPSSPASPSSSASSSDNSATRPISHSPPNPQVEAGANNGVLDAEEKKPGIVSAYYDDLHSANHIEKFKKYEVDYSRWLTAKYFSKTNLYGGNIFDESVTIHDQVIKSSRWPCTLSYADPVQGFEEQSNIFSTFTTTAETSPNVSNGKHQVKKSD, via the exons ATGGCGAGCTTGCCGTCTCCGTCGTCTCCGGCGTCGCCATCCTCCTCTGCTTCTAGCTCCGACAACTCCGCCACTCGACCCATCTCTCACTCTCCTCCAAATCCACAg GTTGAAGCTGGAGCCAACAATGGAGTTCTGGATGCCGAGGAGAAGAAGCCTGGTATTGTTTCTGCATATTATGA TGACCTCCATAGCGCAAACCACATCGAGAagttcaagaaatatgaagTGGACTACAGTCGTTGGTTGACTGCAAAATACTTCTCAAAGACGAACCTATATGGAG GCAACATCTTTGATGAGAGTGTGACAATACATGATCAGGTTATAAAGTCGAGCAG ATGGCCTTGCACCCTCTCATATGCAGACCCGGTCCAGGGTTTTGAAGAACAGAGCAACATCTTTTCAACTTTTACCACTACAGCAGAAACCTCGCCTAACGTCTCAAATGGGAAGCATCAAGTAAAGAAAAGCGATTGA
- the LOC137713180 gene encoding uncharacterized protein gives MSMAEVTFFQLHDVDDDPPHLPYWAHQDLDLYSSDPDFLQSDRALRPSRIVTVDDDGDLLSQYQSPVHVIRNDAVLGEPDSGSNLTNRSDLLDRREDQVNFVMDLFQQRVEQSSQVNARSPLLVSEDIDDEDRSFGVIESNCDVGMEGLDLDLSLGLGSGLDFGNCLDGDGIDDPEEDDFFVGRRVSGSEFGEESSNLSRADDDAYENCVRLVGFGTDSEDDENGVIGIDLNSGDEYGVQGRVHGENDDDTSIPLRWDSFILEDHRETNEDFEWEEVEDGVDEREVFSTFIDHDIEESGPAAVSVLAMVAPEEEMSVERSEHVDGLEWEILLNSNTWEINPDVAPYPDDDYIHTAEYDLLFGQFSENENATAGRPPAANAVVESLPSVVLTQEDVEKGNALCAVCKDEMKSGEQAKQLPCTHRYHGDCIVPWLRIRNTCPVCRHELPTADAAYERRRNQRHARGSNDGRAMF, from the coding sequence ATGTCGATGGCGGAGGTCACCTTCTTCCAACTCCACGACGTCGACGACGACCCTCCCCACCTCCCCTACTGGGCACACCAGGACCTTGACCTCTACTCCTCCGATCCCGATTTCCTTCAATCCGATCGCGCCCTCCGCCCCTCCCGCATCGTCACCGTCGACGACGACGGCGACCTCTTATCCCAGTACCAGTCCCCCGTCCACGTCATCCGCAACGACGCCGTTTTGGGGGAGCCCGATTCCGGATCCAACCTGACCAACCGATCGGATTTGCTGGACCGCCGCGAGGACCAGGTGAATTTCGTGATGGATCTGTTCCAGCAGCGGGTCGAGCAGTCGTCTCAGGTAAACGCTCGCAGTCCCCTTTTGGTTTCTGAAGATATTGACGACGAGGATCGTAGTTTTGGGGTTATTGAGTCGAATTGCGATGTGGGTATGGAGGGTTTGGACCTCGATTTGAGTTTAGGGTTAGGGTCGGGATTGGATTTTGGGAATTGTTTGGATGGGGACGGGATTGATGATCCCGAGGAGGATGATTTCTTTGTGGGGAGGAGGGTGTCTGGGTCTGAATTTGGTGAGGAATCTTCCAATTTAAGTAGGGCAGATGATGATGCTTACGAGAATTGCGTGAGGCTGGTTGGGTTCGGGACCGATTCGGAGGATGATGAGAACGGGGTTATCGGGATCGATTTGAATTCCGGGGATGAGTATGGCGTGCAGGGTCGTGTCCATGGTGAGAATGATGATGATACGAGCATCCCGCTGCGTTGGGATTCGTTTATTTTGGAGGACCATAGGGAAACTAACGAAGATTTCGAGTGGGAGGAAGTTGAAGACGGGGTTGATGAGAGAGAGGTCTTCAGTACGTTTATTGATCATGACATCGAGGAATCAGGACCGGCGGCAGTTTCAGTTTTGGCAATGGTGGCACCGGAAGAGGAAATGAGTGTGGAGAGATCCGAGCATGTGGATGGTTTGGAATGGGaaattttgttgaattccaaTACTTGGGAGATAAATCCAGATGTGGCGCCTTATCCGGACGATGATTATATTCACACTGCAGAATATGATTTGCTGTTTGGTCAATTCTCTGAGAACGAGAATGCAACAGCGGGCAGGCCTCCGGCTGCCAACGCTGTGGTTGAAAGTCTCCCATCCGTAGTTTTAACTCAGGAGGATGTGGAAAAGGGCAATGCACTCTGTGCCGTTTGCAAGGATGAGATGAAATCGGGGGAACAAGCAAAGCAGCTACCTTGCACACATCGGTACCATGGTGACTGCATTGTGCCGTGGCTGCGCATAAGGAACACATGTCCTGTTTGTCGACATGAATTGCCCACCGCTGACGCTGCTTACGAGCGTAGAAGGAACCAAAGGCATGCTCGTGGGTCGAACGATGGTCGGGCAATGTTTTGA
- the LOC137712723 gene encoding phosphatidylinositol 4-kinase gamma 5-like, producing MIDLHIPRDSTRIFHPCLMATKLESPVKTQMAVTLLGGLLNGDRLESARGSLARRRRVFVQTETGCVLGMELERGDNAHTVKRRLQLALNVPTDQSSLTFGDRILNNDLSAIRNRSTLLLARNVMNRSSSTPCLSPTGQNLQRDQGDSIEVLGCPNNFARIDELVKEIVVAIKKGFDPIPVHSGLGGAYFFRNIMGESVAIVKPTDEEPFAPNNPKGFVGKALGQPGLKRSVRVGETGFREVAAYLLDYDHFANVPPTVLVKAAHQIFNVNYGVNGDKIQKKKRVSKIASLQLFIPHDFDASDYGTSSFPVSAVHRIGILDIRIFNTDRHAGNLLVKKLDGEFGKVELIPIDHGLCLPEHLEDPYFEWIHWPQASIPFSDDELEYISNLNPICDSEMLKMELPMIREACLRVLVLCTIFLKEAAAFGLCLAEIGEMMSREFGGQEEKPSELEAVCLEARKIIADMNLSTFEAEEGNEEFLFDIDCENAGILDPSDVMSHHFFDPVSFPFGSRGADVRNLLSKLDECLEEDEVRADGITIQPNLYQTASKLPLPPKRIDVGGRSRLQRAATISGIRRSANDQLPTSPCFVKVADMSEEEWILFLEKFGELLYPAFGNRRSATLRQRKRLGTSCRF from the coding sequence ATGATTGATTTGCATATACCGCGCGATTCAACAAGGATTTTTCATCCTTGTTTGATGGCTACAAAGTTGGAGAGTCCTGTTAAGACCCAGATGGCTGTGACACTGCTCGGTGGGCTGCTGAATGGCGACCGCCTTGAGAGCGCGAGAGGCAGTCTTGCTCGGAGGAGGCGTGTCTTTGTGCAGACTGAGACTGGGTGTGTTTTGGGAATGGAGTTGGAAAGGGGTGACAATGCCCACACGGTTAAAAGGAGGTTGCAGCTTGCCCTCAATGTACCTACGGACCAGAGCTCTTTGACGTTTGGGGATCGTATATTGAACAATGATCTTAGTGCCATCCGCAATCGTTCAACGCTACTACTTGCTAGGAATGTCATGAACAGAAGCTCGTCAACTCCTTGTCTGTCACCTACTGGGCAAAATCTGCAGAGGGATCAGGGTGATTCTATTGAGGTTTTGGGGTGTCCAAATAATTTTGCGAGAATTGATGAACTGGTTAAGGAGATTGTGGTTGCTATCAAGAAGGGTTTTGATCCGATCCCCGTGCATAGTGGGCTTGGTGGTGCTTACTTCTTCAGGAACATCATGGGCGAGAGTGTTGCCATCGTGAAGCCAACAGATGAGGAGCCATTTGCACCGAACAACCCTAAAGGCTTTGTAGGCAAGGCACTCGGGCAGCCTGGCCTGAAGCGTTCAGTGCGAGTTGGGGAAACTGGGTTTCGAGAAGTTGCTGCCTACCTTCTGGATTATGATCACTTTGCTAATGTGCCTCCAACTGTTCTTGTGAAGGCTGCACATCAAATCTTCAATGTTAATTATGGCGTCAATGGAGATAAGAttcagaagaagaagagggttAGCAAGATTGCGTCTCTGCAGCTGTTCATCCCTCATGACTTTGATGCCAGTGACTATGGAACTTCAAGCTTTCCTGTATCAGCCGTTCATAGAATAGGCATTTTAGACATTAGGATCTTTAACACTGACAGACATGCTGGGAACCTTCTGGTTAAAAAGCTTGATGGGGAGTTTGGTAAGGTGGAACTCATTCCAATTGACCACGGACTTTGCTTGCCGGAGCACTTGGAAGATCCATATTTTGAGTGGATTCATTGGCCTCAGGCATCAATTCCTTTCTCTGATGATGAGCTTGAGTATATAAGTAATCTTAATCCAATTTGTGACTCTGAGATGCTGAAAATGGAGCTTCCCATGATCCGAGAGGCATGCCTTAGAGTTCTGGTCCTGTGCACAATATTTCTTAAGGAAGCTGCTGCTTTTGGACTCTGCCTTGCTGAGATTGGTGAGATGATGAGTAGGGAGTTTGGAGGGCAAGAGGAGAAGCCAAGCGAACTTGAAGCTGTATGCCTCGAGGCCAGGAAGATCATAGCAGATATGAACTTGTCAACCTTTGAGGCGGAAGAAGGAAATGAAGAGTTTCTGTTTGATATAGATTGTGAGAATGCTGGGATTCTTGATCCTTCAGACGTTATGTCACATCACTTCTTTGATCCGGTTTCATTTCCTTTTGGGTCTAGAGGCGCTGATGTTCGAAACTTGCTGTCCAAGCTAGATGAGTGTTTGGAAGAGGATGAAGTTAGGGCAGACGGAATCACTATCCAGCCAAATTTGTATCAAACCGCTTCAAAATTGCCCCTTCCTCCGAAAAGAATAGATGTGGGTGGGAGAAGCCGGCTCCAGAGAGCTGCAACCATATCCGGAATCAGAAGAAGTGCAAATGATCAGTTACCAACCTCACCATGCTTCGTGAAGGTTGCTGACATGAGTGAGGAGGAATGGATTCTGTTCCTTGAAAAGTTCGGGGAGCTTCTTTACCCCGCCTTTGGCAACCGAAGGTCTGCAACACTCAGGCAGAGAAAGAGACTTGGAACATCTTGCAGATTTTAA
- the LOC137713476 gene encoding serine protease SPPA, chloroplastic-like, whose product MSKLILLHTSPIHRRAFNAVVSTSLSKPLFTPTSLRFLCLRPQFISPSPPLSLRSISARAFDSSPSSTDTKEDESKESDGEIVNKSKTADKEYPSGEFQFEKASAWKSFVVKLRMLIAFPWQRVKKGSVLTIKLRGQVSDQLKSRFSSGLSLPQLCENLIKAAYDPRISGVYLQIESLNCGWGKVEEIRRHILDFKKSGKFVVAYVPACGEKEYYLASACQEIYAPPSAYFSLFGLTVQASFIRGVLEKVGIEPQVERIGKYKSAGDQLARKTMSKENCEMLTALLDNIYGNWLDVISSTRGKKREDIENFINEGVYQVEKLKQEGWITNIHYDDEVISMLKERLGVQKEKTLPMVDYKKYSRVRQWTVGLSGGKDKIAIIRASGSITRVRGGLSLPGSSIIGEQFIEKIRSVRESKRYKAAIIRIDSPGGDALASDLMWREIRLLAASKPVIASMSDVAASGGYYMAMAADTIVAENLTLTGSIGVVTGKFNLGKLYERIGFNKEIISRGKYAEVLAAEQRPFRPEEAELFAKSAQNAYKQFRDKAAFSRSMTVDKMEEVAQGRVWTGNDAASRGLVDAIGGFSRAVAIAKLKANIPQDRQVALVELARPSPTLPELLSGIGATLVGVDRTMKEVLQELTFSDGVQARMDGIMFQRLEGASQANPIFSLLKDYFGSL is encoded by the exons ATGTCGAAGCTCATTCTTCTCCACACTTCTCCGATCCACCGCCGCGCCTTCAACGCCGTCGTTTCGACCTCTCTCTCCAAACCTCTCTTCACTCCCACCTCCCTCCGCTTCCTATGCCTCCGCCCCCAATtcatctctccctctccccctcTTTCTCTGCGCAGCATCTCGGCTCGCGCCTTCGACTCGTCTCCGTCGTCGACGGATACCAAAGAAGACGAATCGAAGGAGAGCGATGGCGAGATCGTAAATAAATCCAAAACAGCAGACAAGGAGTATCCGAGCGGCGAGTTTCAGTTCGAGAAGGCGAGCGCGTGGAAGAGCTTCGTCGTCAAGCTCCGCATGCTCATTGCGTTCCCTTGGCAGCGCGTCAAGAAAGGCAGCGTCTTGACCATCAAATTGCGCGGCCAG GTATCTGATCAGCTGAAGAGTCGATTTTCGAGTGGACTTTCGCTGCCTCAACTTTGTGAGAATTTGATTAAAGCAGCTTACGATCCTCGAATTTCCGGTGTCTATCTCCAAATTGAAAGCTTGAATTGTGGTTGGGGCAAAGTCGAAGAAATCCGAAGACATATCTTGGATTTCAAGAAATCAG GTAAATTTGTTGTGGCCTATGTACCGGCTTGCGGAGAGAAAGAGTATTACCTTGCTAGTGCGTGCCAAGAGATATATGCACCTCCAAGtgcttatttttctttgtttggtcTAACCGTTCAGGCCTCATTCATAAGAG GTGTTCTTGAGAAAGTTGGAATCGAGCCACAAGTGGAAAGGATTGGTAAATACAAAAGTGCCGGTGATCAACTTGCACGCAAAACCATGTCCAAAGAGAATTGTGAGATGCTGACAGCATTGCTTGATAATATATATGGGAATTGGCTGGATGTGATTTCTTCCACGAGAG gaaagaaaagagaagataTCGAGAATTTTATTAATGAAGGAGTCTACCAAGTAGAAAAATTGAAACAAGAAGGCTGGATCACAAACATACATTATGATGACGAG GTTATTTCAATGTTGAAGGAAAGACttggagtacaaaaagaaaaaactcttCCTATGGTTGATTACAA AAAGTACTCAAGGGTTCGGCAATGGACTGTTGGATTATCAGGCGGTAAAGACAAGATAGCCATAATTAGAGCATCAGGCAGCATTACTCGTGTACGAGGCGGTTTAAGTCTTCCCGGTTCTAGTATTATTGGGGAACAGTTCATTGAGAAGATTCGCAGTGTGAGAG AATCAAAAAGATATAAGGCCGCAATCATCCGAATTGACAGCCCTGGAGGTGATGCTCTTGCTTCTGATTT GATGTGGAGGGAAATCAGACTTTTGGCTGCATCAAAACCTGTCATTGCATCGATGTCTGATGTGGCAGCAAGTGGAGGATACTATATGGCAATGGCAGCAGACACCATTGTTGCAGAAAATCTAACCTTAACTGGTTCCATTGGAGTTGTGACAG GAAAGTTTAACCTGGGAAAACTGTATGAGAGGATTGGCTTCAACAAAGAAATCATATCAAGGGGAAAATATGCTGAAGTTCTTGCAGCTGAACAACGACCCTTCAG ACCAGAAGAAGCTGAACTGTTTGCTAAGTCTGCACAGAATGCATATAAGCAATTTCGAGACAAGGCAGCTTTTTCCAGATCGATGACT GTAGATAAAATGGAGGAGGTTGCACAAGGAAGAGTTTGGACTGGTAACGATGCAGCATCACGAGGTTTAGTTGATGCTATTGGCGGATTTTCTCGTGCTGTCGCAATAGCAAAGCTCAAGGCAAATATACCCCAAGACAGACAG GTTGCGCTCGTGGAGCTCGCAAGACCTTCCCCGACGCTGCCAGAACTTTTAAGTGGCATAGGGGCTACATTGGTTGGAGTGGATAGAACGATGAAGGAAGTGCTGCAGGAGTTGACGTTTTCCGACGGAGTCCAAGCCCGAATGGACGGAATCATGTTTCAGAGACTGGAGGGAGCTTCTCAGGCCAAccccatcttctctttgttgaaaGATTACTTTGGTTCCCTCTAA